In Dermacentor silvarum isolate Dsil-2018 chromosome 2, BIME_Dsil_1.4, whole genome shotgun sequence, the following proteins share a genomic window:
- the LOC119439967 gene encoding uncharacterized protein LOC119439967 has translation MRTFTNKAAQADERDSRMSVQLMGEDISPDEITEEAGWKTAGARRSRPRNRGENQTHDIDTRTDTLGTGQQVTRARYIKGKVIKAGRMPRRPKDEIKIVVRPQGGLDIVKVGAPTVTAAIFAAAGITGEEIAEDTVCPNSHQNIVVVSTPKRSNADRYAKMRQIQIKLKLHEVNAYETAPDYTTKGVIRGIPIEDGPQVLDKNIANQRNPLALAAKRIGNTTTVVIAFDGLKVPNFVWYGATLIPCKLYRKHIDICYQCGRPGHRMDVCPNPANCICRGCGLRNPDQGHQCSPKCNLCGGAHMTADKACNARYKAPYVIRRRRRERQNANNQLQLVICVLALDAGRLPSHPADQTQIQVAIA, from the coding sequence ATGCGGACTTTTACCAACAAAGCGGCACAAGCCGACGAACGTGACTCAAGAATGAGTGTGCAATTGATGGGGGAAGACATTTCCCCCGACGAAATTACCGAAGAAGCCGGATGGAAGACCGCCGGAGCGCGGCGTTCGAGACCCCGAAACCGCGGGGAGAACCAGACGCACGACATCGACACAAGAACGGACACGCTCGGCACCGGCCAGCAAGTTACCAGAGCCAGGTATATCAAAGGAAAGGTCATCAAGGCGGGACGCATGCCCAGACGCCCGAAGGATGAAATCAAGATCGTGGTTCGACCGCAGGGCGGCCTCGACATCGTTAAGGTCGGCGCCCCGACAGTCACCGCCGCCATCTTCGCGGCCGCCGGTATAACTGGAGAAGAAATCGCGGAAGACACCGTCTGTCCGAACTCACATCAGAACATCGTCGTTGTCAGCACTCCAAAACGATCGAACGCGGACCGCTACGCCAAAATGCGGCAAATTCAGATCAAATTGAAACTGCACGAAGTCAACGCGTACGAAACGGCACCCGATTATACAACGAAAGGAGTGATTCGAGGCATCCCCATTGAGGACGGACCCCAAGTGCTGGACAAGAACATCGCAAACCAGAGAAACCCACTGGCACTGGCGGCCAAACGCATCGGAAATACGACCACGGTAGTCATCGCGTTCGACGGACTCAAGGTACCCAACTTCGTATGGTACGGCGCAACCCTAATCCCTTGCAAGTTGTATCGCAAGCATATTGATATCTGCTATCAATGCGGTCGCCCTGGCCACCGCATGGACGTTTGCCCAAATCCCGCCAACTGCATCTGCCGGGGCTGCGGCCTCCGCAACCCCGACCAAGGACATCAATGCTCGCCCAAGTGTAACCTATGCGGCGGTGCTCACATGACCGCCGACAAAGCCTGCAACGCAAGGTACAAGGCTCCGTACGTGATTCGCAGACGACGACGGGAGCGCCAAAACGCAAATAACCAACTGCAGTTGGTTATTTGCGTTTTGGCGCTTGACGCAGGAAGACTTCCCTCCCATCCAGCCGACCAGACGCAGATCCAGGTCGCGATCGCCTAG